The sequence GGATCATGTGTTATTGGTCACGGTATTTTTTCAACTGATCGCCGATCATATCTCCAAGCGAGAAGCCAGAGGGCTCGTCGTTGGCTGGCTTTTCATAGGCACGTGTTTCTTTTCGTTCTTGCTCTTCAGACGCTTCGCGAATGCTAAGAGATACGCGTCTGTCTGCTTCGCTAACTTCGAGCACTTTCGCTTGCACTTGTTGCCCTTCTTCCAACACTTCTTGCGGAGTGCCGATATGGCGTTTAGAAATTTGCGAGATATGGACGAGTCCTTCCACCCCTGGTGCGATTTCCACAAAAGCACCAAACGATACGAGGCGCTTGACTGTACCAGTAACGATATCGCCAGCTGAAAATTTGCTTTCAATGTTTTCCCATGGGCCAGCTAGCATCTCTTTGATAGAAAGGGAAACGCGTTCGCTATCAGGATCAACGGAAAGCACTTTAACTTTCACATCTTGCCCTTCTGACAGCACGTCTGACGGATGCTCGACACGCTCATGGGCAATTTGCGAAATATGGACGAGCCCATCAACACCACCAACATCGACGAAAGCGCCAAAGCTGGTCAAGCGCTGAACTTTCCCTTCAACGACATCGCCAGCTGAAAGGGAATGCAACACTTGCTTTTTCTTTTCTTCAATTTCGGCATCGAGAACAGCCCGTTGTGATAGAATCAACTTATTGTTGTCTTTGTCAATTTCTGTTACTTTCAAACGCAATTGCTTGCCTTTGTAATCAGAAAAATCTTCAACATAATGGCGCTCTACTAATGAAGCAGGAATAAATCCTCTTACGCCAACATCGACGACAAGGCCGCCTTTCACAACTTCGGCTACTTCTGCTTCAATAACCTCGCCTTTTTCATACGCTTCCTCAAGCTGTTCCCATGCCTTTTCGGCTTGAACCGCTTTTTTCGACAAAATCAATTCATCATCTTCGACTTTTGTGACTTTCAGTTCTAATTCATCGTCAACAGAGAGGACATCGCTTGCCTTTTCTACATGCAGGCTCGACAGTTCACTAATGGGCACGATGCCGTCTACTTTAAAGCCGACATCCACAAATGCCTGCTTGTCTTCAACTTTTGTTACTTTCCCTGTAACAATATCCCCTACAGAAAAAGATTTGATTTCATTCATGCCGTCATTCATTTCTTCGACCATTGACTTTTGCCTCCTTCAATCCGGCAACGCCGGGCATCTTGCGTTTTTTTATAAACAGCCTTCAATGTTTCTAAAAACGAATGAAGGACGTTTTATGATAGATCTTGATATTGATCCTTCAGCTTTTGAATTTCATCCATGATGATTTCAGTGACTTCCTTTGCTGAAGTGCGGTTCGCCCGGTGCTCTTCCATAGAGATTGGCTTTCCATAAACGAGGGTAACACGGCCCCTCATTTTGTAAGGGCCAATAATGGCACACGGGACAACGTGGGCGGTGCTTTTTAAAGCAAAAAAACCAGCGCCCGACAGCCCCTTTCCGATCTCACCGGTTTTAGAGCGCGTTCCTTCTGGAAAGATGCCTACCATATCCCCAGATTTTAAAATATCTAAAGAAGTGCGGAGCGATTGTTTATCGCCGCCGGCGCGATTGACTGGGAAAGCGCCTAGCTTTCTCAGCAGCGTTTTCAAAACAGGTACTTTAAACAGCTCTTTTTTAGCCATGTAACGTACTGGCCGTTTGATATAGGCACCTAGCAAAGGCGGATCATTGTTGCTAATATGGTTTGCGCATAGCAACACTGCACCTTTGTCTGGAATGTTTTCTTTCCCATAAATACGAACTTTGAACAGCGCATTCAAGTAAAGGCGGCAAACGGCTTGTCCAAATTGGTAAAGTGTCATTGGCGCGAATGCTCCTTTACTAAATCGAGAATCGTCTCAACGACTTCATCAATTCCCATGCTGGTCGTGTCGACGACTTGCGCGTCGGCTGCCTGCTTAAGGGGAGCGATCGCTCGTGTTGAATCCAGTTCATCACGCTTAGCAATGTCTTTTTTTAGTTGTTCGAAATCCGACGGGAGCCCTTTTTCCAATTGCTCAAGATGGCGGCGTCGAGCCCGTTCTTCGACTGAAGCAGTCAAAAACACTTTTACATTGGCATCTGGGAGCACATGGGTTCCAATATCGCGTCCGTCTAGTACGGCGTTTTTCGATTTGGCCAGCTCCTGCTGCATCGCTGTCATGCCTTCCCGTACTTCCCGGTGGCTCGCTACAAGCGACACATTGCTGTTCACTTCGTCTGTACGAATCGCAGCGGTAATGTCAGCGCCGTTCCAGAAAACAGCCGTCCCTTCATTGGATGATTCCAAACGCAGCTCGCTCTTTTCTAGAAGTTTGCCAAGCGCTTCCCCGTCGTGCAAATCAACGCCCTCAGCTAACGCCGCAAATGTGATCGCCCGATACATGGCCCCAGTATCAATATATAGAAAACCTAATTTTTCAGCTGTTTTTTTGGCCACTGTGCTTTTTCCGGCGCCAGCAGGTCCATCAATTGCCACATTAAATCCTTTTGCCATAAATTCACAACACTTTCCTGCATTCTCTTTCTTACGATACGACAAAGCAGCAGACTTTTCAATCCTAACGTTCACTTCCCGTATCTTTCTTTTTATTATCTCATAATTTGCATAAATGGCAAGCACGAGACGAAAAAAAGGCTCTCTTTCCGGAGAGCCTTCTGAATTAATATTCTGGTTCTGAATCCTTCATTCGTTCGACTTTTTCTTCTTCGCCTGTCAACGCATTAATGAAAATTCGGTATGTGTCGTTATCCCTTGTTCCGTAAAATTCATAAACAAATACTTCTTCATTAATGTCATTTTCAATGACGGCAAGGTGGTCTTCTTGAATTTCGACATGTTTATTGACTTTGGCTTGCGCCTCTTCTTTCGTCAATTTTGGTTCTGGGATTTGCCTGTCTTCTTGATGGTGGATCAGATGGCCACGGCCGACATAGGATATAACGTCCCCGTCATCTAAAGCCACTTCAATCATGACGTTATCCGGGTATATGCGGACTCCGTCTTGGACATAAGCAAATTCGAGAACGCCAACGTTGTCGTATTGCGTGCTTTCAACGAGCTGCATGCCTTCTTTGCCGCCACGTTCAAGAAAGTTCTGCGCTTTATTGACCGCTTCATTCAAACTGATTTTCGCTTTATCAATTTGCCGGTCTTGCATAAACCAAATCGGTTCGCCGCCTTCAACGCTCATATCCATGTCATAGTTGGCTTGGTTATCAGGATCATCAATCAAGAGAGAATAAGCTGGATATTCTAGCGCTTTTGGCGAGTCGCTAATTTGCACGCTCGTGCCTTCGCCTAATTTTAAATAATCAAGCGCTCGTTGCTTTGCTTCCTCTTTTGAAATCTTTTCTTTTCCTGCCAGCGCTTCTTTTAACTCGCCATTTAAGTTGCGGATCGCTGAATCCGTTGCGCCCCATTCTACTTCGCTAAAACCTTGAACCGATTTATTTAATCTTTCAAAGTGGCCTGCAACCGATGATTGGGATGGCTCGTTTTCTCGCTGTTCATCATTTTGAGCCAGCCATTGCATGTCTCCTTGCATAACAGTTGCTTGTGTTTTTCTCATTGATTCCCTAATAGAACTGGCTTGCTCATACAATTGGGACAATGTCTCATATTCTTTGTCCGTAAGCGGCTCGTTGTTTAAGTCGCGGACAGATGTACGGTAGGCAAAATCGCCGATTTTAAACAAATATTTTTCGGTGTCGTCCATATTTAACTCTTGAACAGGCAGTTCAGCCAAACTTTTCTCAGCAAGGCTCGTCACCCGCCAAACATCAGCCAGTGAAGGCGTCAATTGCCTTTGTGTGTTCATCGCAAGTGTCTTGCCAAGCTCGTCTTCAATTTGGTCAATATGGTAAGTCAAATCATGAAATGCCCGCTGGTACGTATTGTTCGCTGTAATTTGCAGCTGGTCTTTTTCTTGCTTTTGCTGGTAGCCCCAAACGCCTGTGCCTACTACTGCAACAGCTAAAGCAGCGATTAAAAGATTGCGAAACATGCAACTAGCACCTCCGTTTTAATAGCAGAAAATATGTTTGCCAATTCGCTTAATTTGTGGCCGTGACCAAATCCATCCTGAAGTCGCTGTATCTGGATTAAAATAATAAAGCGCATTGTTGGTCGGGTCTTGCCCATTTAAGGCATCAAGCACAGCTTGCCTTGCCGTTTCATCTGTGCCTAAATTAATTTGCCCATCAGCTACCGCCGTGAAAGCACGGTCTTCGTATATGACGCCAGCGACTGTATCTGGGAAAGTCGCTGAATTTAGACGGTTGACAATCACTGCTGCCACCGCGACTTGTCCTTCATAAGGCTCCCCACGGGCCTCGCCATACACTGCCTGAGCCATCAGTTGAATATCATTTGATGAATAGCCTGAAGGCACATTGTTTGCTTTTTCAATAATGGGTTCTTGTTCATTTCCAGTTTCAGGCTGATTCGGAGTTGGCTGCTGTGCCTCGCCACCTTTTCTTGCTTCTTTTTTTTGTTTGCCTTGCTTATCGGCAGAACCTTTTGGCCCTTTCTGGATGTCTTTTGGTGTGCCGCCATAGTGAGAAAATTTTCTACCTTCGTTCAGTGCTTTTGTCACAAAGGCTTTATCGTAGTCGGTTGTGCTCGCCAGCTTTGCTTTCATGTCGTCTCCAACCAACCCATCAATTTCAAGCCCATATTCGTACTGGTAATGCCGCACAGCCCAGTACGTCCCCCAACCAAAAACACCGTCAATTTTGCCATTATAATACCCTACATACTGCAAACGAGATTGCAATTCGACGACATCGTCGCCTGTTGCCCCTTTTTGAATGATTTGGTCACTAAAGGCATCAACCATTTCGTTGTTAAAAAAAAGAACCGCAAACGCTAAAGTTGCACCGAGAAGGCACCGAGCGATTCGCTTTGTTCGAAACATATTTTCGTTCCTCCTTATGCCCACTCATTGTGGGGAAATTGGTCGTTACTGCTAGTCTTTGTTTTGCTGGGGTGTTTTTATGCACAAAAAAACAGACGCAAATGCTTTCGCTCATTTGCGTCTGTGTTCTTATAAGCCCCCCACATTAAAATAACGGGCTTCCGGATGAGAAAATACAAGCGCTGTGACAGATGCTTCTGGTTCCATCATGTACCCATCGGTCAATTCTATACCAATTTTTTCTGGACGGAGCAATTGAAACAACTTAGCTTGATCCTCTAAATTCGGACAGGCAGGATAGCCAAACGATACGCGGATGCCTTGGTACTTCGCTGCAAACCGTTCGCTCATTGTAAAATCAGCGCCATCTGGAAACCCCCAACGATCACGCATTTGCTCGTGGACGCGTTCTGCCAAACCTTCGGCTGTTTCTAATGCAGCCGCTTGAATTAAATGACTATACAAGTAATCGCCTTTTGCTTTTGCCGCTTCTGCTGCCTCGCGCACACCAGCTCCGGCGGTAACCGCTAAAAACCCGACATAATCAACCCCTTCACCAATAGGGCGGACATAATCTGCCAAGCATAAGAACGGAGCTTGCGTTTGCCGGGGAAAAGCAAAACGTTCAAGTTCACGGCCAACATCATAAGGATCAAAGATCACTAGCTCATCGCCGTCGGCATTAGCAGGATAGAAACGGTACATCGCATTCGCCTGTAACGTTTTCTTCATCTTCGCTTCTTGGAAAAACGCATCAACTTGGGCTTTTAGACTCGTGGTGCGTTGGTCTTTCTCAGCAAGCAAGCGGCTCACTTTTCCTTTGATGCCAAGATGACGGCCAAGAAGCATTTGCATATTCACATATGGGTAAATATGGTCGATTTTATAATCGCGGATTATATGCTCATCAAGATCCGTTGGTTTAAAGACAGCGTGATGATGGGCGATATCCGACTTTTGCCTCTTAGCAAGCGTCGGCGCTTTCGTTTTTCGCTGATCGTTAAACTCTGCTTTTTGTTGTCTTGCCGTGGCTAGTTCAAGGGCAAGTTCATTTCGTCCTTCTGGAGAAGTGAGGCGATTGGCAAGCTCTAAACCATTCATTGCATCTTTTGCATAAACGACTAATCCTTCGTATTCAGGAGCAATCCGTGTATCCGTAAATTTCTTCGTTAAAGCAGCGCCACCAACGAGAATCGGGATGTCCACATGTTGTTGCCGTAAGTCTTGTGCTGTTAACACCATTTGCTGGGCGGACTTAACAAGCAGACCTGATAACCCAATTGCTGTTGGCTGTTCTTTTTTAATCGCTTCTAACAATTCATTAGAGGTCACTTTAATTCCTAGATTGACGATAGAGAAACCGTTATTGCTCAAAATGATGTCGACAAGGTTTTTGCCAATGTCATGAACATCTCCCTTAACCGTTGCAAGCAATATCTTGCCTTTCCCTTGTTCTTGTTCGCTTTTTTCCATATGTGGTTCAAGATAGGCAACGGCCGCTTTCATGACTTCTGCACTTTGCAACACTTCTGCAACGATTAATTCATTGGCGTTAAACAACCGTCCAACTTCATCCATGCCCGCCATCAGTGGTCCATTTATAATGGCAAGTGGCGTGTCATACAGGCGCAAAGCTTCAGCTAAGTCTGTCTCAAGTCGTTCTTTTGTCCCTTCGACAATATAGGCAGCGAGCCTCTCTTCTAAGGACATGTTTGCATACTCGACTTTTTTCTCGGTTTTCTTCCCACGATAAAAATCAGTAAACGCCGCCAAATGGGCATCATTCGTTTGAAACAACAGCCGATCGGCTAGCTGTTTCTCCTCATCAGGAATGCTCGCATAACGTTCCAGCTTTTCGGTATTGACAATCGCATAATCAAGGCCTGCTTGTGTGCAATGATACAAAAAGACTGCGTTTAATACTTCACGGCCAACTGGAGGAAGCCCAAAAGAGACATTCGAGACTCCTAAAATCGTTAAGCATTGGGGCAGCTCTTTTTTTATAAGGGCAATCCCTTCGACTGTTGCTGCTGCCGAACCGATGTATTGTTCGTCTCCTGTTCCTACAGGAAATACAAGCGGGTCAAAAATGATGTCATGAGGCGGAATGTTGTACTTTTCGGTTAGCAGCTTATACGATCGCTTTGCCACGGCCAATTTTCTTTCGGCTGTGACAGCCATACCTGTTTCATCAATTGTTCCTACTACAATGGCGGCGCCATATTTTCTCACAAGTGGCAGCACTGCGGCAAACCGCTCTTCGCCATCTTCTAAGTTAATGGAGTTAATAATCCCCTTTCCTTGGGAATAGGTAAGCGCTCGTTCTATGACAGCTTCATCAGTAGAATCAATCATTAGCGGCACTTTAACTTTGTTGACTACATAGTTCAGAAAAGCAGCCATGTCCTCTTGTTCGTTTCGATCTGGATCTGCTAAGCAAATATCTATGACGTGTGCTCCACGCTTGACCTGGGCCCTTGCGATTTCCGAAGCTTGTTCATATTCCCCTTCTTCAATCAGGCGTTTAAATTTCCGTGAGCCAATCACATTTGTACGTTCTCCAACGAAAAGCGGGCGCATCGAGTCGTCATACAACAGCGGTTCAATCCCTGATACAGCGTGGGTTTGACGTATTTTCGCCTTGCGGGGCGGGTACTTCTTGATCACTTCAACCATTTTTTTAATGTGGGCAGGCGTCGTGCCGCAGCAGCCGCCAACTACATTTAGCCAACCTTTGGCAGCAAATCCTTCAAGTTTTTTAACAAGCGAATCTGGCGTCTCGTGGTACACACCATCTTCATCGGGCAACCCTGCATTTGGGTAACAGCTCACATTCGTTTCAGCAAGTTCTGCGAGGGAGCGAATATGGTCGCGCATGAACTCCGGCCCAGTCGCGCAATTTAAGCCAACAACTGCTGGCTTCATATGTTCAAGCGACAAATAGAAGGCCTCCACCGTCTGTCCAGCTAATGTCGTGCCCATCGGTTCAATCGTTCCCGATACCATTAGCGGCAATGTTCGTTCAGTACGTCTGAATGCCTCGCTTATCCCTAGATACGCGGCTTTAACATTGCGCATATCTTGGCTCGTTTCCAACAACAAAACGTCACAGCCTCCGTCAATTAAAGCACGGGCTTGTTCTTCGTACGCTTCGATTAGTTCTTGGAATGTCGTCCCCCCAGTTACAGACAATGACTTTGTCGTCGGGCCCATCGCTCCAGCAACGAAACGGGGTTTTCCTGGTTTTGATGCGCGATCAGCTTCCATTCGGGCTAGTCGAGCGGCTTCCTTGCTAAGGTCATAGGCTAAATGGGCAAGGCCGTAATCAGCAAGAACGATGCTCGTTGAGCCGAACGTATTAGTGGAAATAATGTCTGCCCCTACCTGTAAATATTTTCCATAAATTTCCGATACAATATGAGGTGCAGTTTGATTTAAATACTCATTGCAGCCTTCATATGCTTCTCCACCAAAATCGGCTGCCGTCAAGTTTGCTTCTTGCAACATCGTCCCCATTGCTCCATCTAGCACAAGGATCGATTGCTTTAGCTGCTTTTCAAATAGAGATTCTGTCATATTCGCTCGCCTTCCATCGTGTGGTTTGTCGGATTCGCTATCGCTCGGCAATGGGTGGCAAGCGCTGCAGTTAATTCATAACGCAAAAACGGTGTTACTAAATACAAGCCGTTAAAATAGGTCCTAGCTGCGTCGGCTAGCTCCATCGCGATTTGCAAACCTTCTTGCTCGGCTTTTTCTTTGTCGTTTCCACATGCCGCCATCCGTGCTCTTGTCTCGTCGCTCAATGTCATTCCTGGCACTTCATTATGAAGAAACTCCGCGTTTCGGCTGCTTGTTAGCGGCATAATGCCAACGAAAATCGGCACAGGCAAATGCTTTGTTGCGTTATACAATTGTTCAAATTGTTGTTCATCGAAAATTGGCTGCGTCAGAAAATAATCAGCACCAGCTTCGATTTTCTTTTCTAAACGTCGCACCGCTTTATCAAGATGCTTAACATGGGGATTAAACGCTGCCGCTGTCGAAAAAGATGCTTTACTGCCAAGGGAGTTTCCAGAGAATGAAATCCCTTCATTCATTTGCTTAATTAAAGGCAACAATTTTAACGAAGATACATCATACACAGATGTTGCTCCAGGAAAATCACCAATCTTGCTTGGATCCCCAGTGATAACAAGCAAATCATGAAGCTCGGCTAGATGGAGCCCCATTAAGTGTGATTGCATGCCAATCAAGTTACGGTCACGGCATGTTAAGTGGACAAGGCTACGCAATCCTAACTGTTCCCTTACTAACATCGCCAACGTTTGGTTGTCAATACGAGGATTAGCAAGAGAATTGTCGGCAAGCGTTAACGCATCTACCCCTGCCTCTTTTAACGCTTTGGCTCCTTCCATAAATTTCGCAATCGTTAATTTTTTTGGCGGATCAAGTTCAACAATAATTGTTTGTTTGCGCCTTGCCAATTGGTCCAACGGCTCATTAAGCCGTTCTCCTCTTCCTGGTGCTTCCTCCTGAAGTTGGCTTGGCCGTCTGACAATGAGCGAGCGTGTTTTCGGCGTGTTCGTTTCGACGGCTTTAGCGATCGCGGCAATATGTCCAGGCGTAGTGCCACAGCAGCCGCCAATCAAATGGACGCCTTGTTCAATAAACGCCCCTGTCATTTCATAAAAGTAATCGGTATTGGAAGCATAAACAAAGCGTCCGTCTCGGTAACCTGGCAAACTGGCATTCGGATAGCAAGCAAGTGGGAAAGCTGACGATAATTCAAGCTGTTCCAAAGAGCGGAGCATATGATAAGGGCCCATACGGCAATTGATTCCTAAAACGTCTGCTCCTAATTGATGGAGTCGCTCGAGCGCTTCACCGAGGGGAATACCGCCATTTAAGACGCCGATATCGCCCATCGACACGTTCATAATAATTGCTTTGTCTGTAAGACGCCTTGCCAGCGCTACTGCTTCTTTTGCCTCTTCAAAATCATAAAATGTTTCAAACAATAACCCGTCAACGCCTGCTTCTAAGAGAGCAGTTATTTGTTCAAGTAAAGCAGCTGTAATCGCCTTGTTTTCCGTCTCTTCATGGAGGAACCCGCGAATCCCGCCGATTGTGCCAACTAACGCAAGCTGTTCGTCGTTGCCAATCGCTTTTTTAGCAATGCTGACGGCGGCGTTATTGATGTCTGCGACACTTTCGTCCAATCCATACTTTTTAAGTTTGACGGCATTTGCTGCATACGTATTGGTTTGCAGCAGTTTCGCACCTGCCTCAATATACGATCGATGCACATTGTAAACAGCGTCAGGCTGGGAAAGGTTTAATTCTTCGTAACATAAATCAAAACCTTGCTCGTATAAAAGCGTGCCCATAGCCCCGTCTCCAACGATTAAGCTCGTTTTTAACTTGTCGCGAAGTTCCATCGTATTTCCTCCTCCTAGGATTTTTTAGCGGCGGCAAATGCTTGCAGCAAATCAGCTACAATATCTTCTCCGTTTTCAATGCCGACTGAGAAACGAAGAAGGCAGTTATCGACTCCATTTGCAAGTCTGATCTCTTCTGGAATATCAGCGTGCGTTTGTGTTGCTGGATAGGTCATTAAGCTTTCGACACCACCGAGGCTTTCGGCAAACGAAATTAATTGCAAATGCTTTAGCAACGGGTTGACCCAAGCTTCGTTTTGAACCCGAAACGACAGCATTCCGCCTCTCCCAGGATAAAGCACGTCTACAATGCCCTCTGTTTGCTCCAATGCATGCACCACTTTTTTAGCGTTTTCTTCATGCTTGGCCATCCGCAATGCCAATGTCTTCATTCCTCGAATAAGCAGCCATGAATCAAATGCTCCTAAAATACCGCCAGCACCATTATGATAATAAGCGAGCCGTTCACAAAGATCGTCTCCTTTCGCAACGATAAGCCCGGCAACGACATCGTTATGGCCTCCTAAGTACTTTGTTGCCGAATGGATGACGATGTCTGCTCCTTCCGTTAGTGGCTTCTGCAAAAGCGGCGTATAAAATGTGTTATCGACAATGAGCAGCAAATCATGTTTTTTGGCGAGAGCAGCAAGCGCTGGAATCGAGGCTTCCTGCATAAGTGGGTTAGTCGGCGTTTCGATAAAAATGGCTTTCACGTTAGAGTGAATCGCTTGTTCAACTTCTTGCAAATTCCGTGGATCGACATATGTAAAGGACACGCCCCACCTTGTCCAGCCTCCTTCAAACAGACGGTACGTACCGCCATATAAATCTTTCGAACAAATAACCCCATCACCTTGCTCAAACAACGAAAGCACAATTTGAACAGCAGCCATTCCAGAGCTAGTCGCAAATCCGCGCTCGCCGTCTTCCAATTCAGCAATGGCTTTTTCTAGTACTTCCCTTGTCGGATTACCTGTACGGGCATAATCATACCCTGTCGATTCGCCAATGCCCGGATGGCGATATGCTGTTGAAAAATAAACAGGCGTGTTTACTGCGCCAGTATGGTCATCGCGGCGATTGCCAATTTGCGCTAAGATGGTTTCAGCTCGTTTTCCCATTCTCGGTTCCCCCTAAAATGTACTTTTGCAAAACAAAAAACCCTTCTCCAAGATTAGAAGAAGGGGTTGCTTACGTGCATGCTTCTCTTATCTTGCAGATAAACTGCTGGATTTAGCACCTGACCATCGCTGGCTGGTTGCTGAAGCTTCATTGGGCCATTCCCTCCACTTCTCTTGATAAGAACCTATTCAATTGTTAAACACCATTTATAAGTTTCTTCCACTTTACCGCAACTTTCACGCAAGTGCAACCATTATTTCAGTGCTGCCCTCTCCATCGTTTATAACGCGAAAAAAAAATCGCCACAAATGATGGCGATTATTCCGGGTTTGCTTCAACAATCAATTGATCTTCATTTCCGCAGACGCACTGTTTAAACCCTGTCTCGTATTCACCTTGTTCATTGCGCTTGCCGCGCAAAATGTATTTCTCCCCACATACAGGGCAGCGAATGACGATGCGATAGCGGTTTGCTGTGGTCATGATTGAATCCCCCTTCGTGTTAAATGTTCGCTTACACAGTGAAACGGCTTCAGACTGTAGACAAACGCTCGCATAAGACGTCGTTTGACAAGCGTATCAGTCTAAGGATTTTAAACAGTAAAACGGCTTGCTTTTTTCAGCTTCCATATAGCGAGAAGCCAAAGAACGACCATAAATGGAATCATCGCAAAAAGGACATAATGGCCAAAGCTTGATAAAATAAAGTCATATCCGCCATGCAATAGGATTGGCAGAATCGCTCCAAGAAGTAAAAACATTTTTTTATGGTCTTCTTTGTACTTCGCTTGTCCAATGTAATAGCCCATGACAATCCCGTAAACAGCATGTGCCGTTGTTGGCAAAACAGTTCGCGGGATGGCTGCCTCTAACCCATAAGCGATCAT is a genomic window of Shouchella clausii containing:
- the rpsA gene encoding 30S ribosomal protein S1, producing MVEEMNDGMNEIKSFSVGDIVTGKVTKVEDKQAFVDVGFKVDGIVPISELSSLHVEKASDVLSVDDELELKVTKVEDDELILSKKAVQAEKAWEQLEEAYEKGEVIEAEVAEVVKGGLVVDVGVRGFIPASLVERHYVEDFSDYKGKQLRLKVTEIDKDNNKLILSQRAVLDAEIEEKKKQVLHSLSAGDVVEGKVQRLTSFGAFVDVGGVDGLVHISQIAHERVEHPSDVLSEGQDVKVKVLSVDPDSERVSLSIKEMLAGPWENIESKFSAGDIVTGTVKRLVSFGAFVEIAPGVEGLVHISQISKRHIGTPQEVLEEGQQVQAKVLEVSEADRRVSLSIREASEEQERKETRAYEKPANDEPSGFSLGDMIGDQLKKYRDQ
- a CDS encoding lysophospholipid acyltransferase family protein, which produces MTLYQFGQAVCRLYLNALFKVRIYGKENIPDKGAVLLCANHISNNDPPLLGAYIKRPVRYMAKKELFKVPVLKTLLRKLGAFPVNRAGGDKQSLRTSLDILKSGDMVGIFPEGTRSKTGEIGKGLSGAGFFALKSTAHVVPCAIIGPYKMRGRVTLVYGKPISMEEHRANRTSAKEVTEIIMDEIQKLKDQYQDLS
- the cmk gene encoding (d)CMP kinase encodes the protein MAKGFNVAIDGPAGAGKSTVAKKTAEKLGFLYIDTGAMYRAITFAALAEGVDLHDGEALGKLLEKSELRLESSNEGTAVFWNGADITAAIRTDEVNSNVSLVASHREVREGMTAMQQELAKSKNAVLDGRDIGTHVLPDANVKVFLTASVEERARRRHLEQLEKGLPSDFEQLKKDIAKRDELDSTRAIAPLKQAADAQVVDTTSMGIDEVVETILDLVKEHSRQ
- the ypeB gene encoding germination protein YpeB yields the protein MFRNLLIAALAVAVVGTGVWGYQQKQEKDQLQITANNTYQRAFHDLTYHIDQIEDELGKTLAMNTQRQLTPSLADVWRVTSLAEKSLAELPVQELNMDDTEKYLFKIGDFAYRTSVRDLNNEPLTDKEYETLSQLYEQASSIRESMRKTQATVMQGDMQWLAQNDEQRENEPSQSSVAGHFERLNKSVQGFSEVEWGATDSAIRNLNGELKEALAGKEKISKEEAKQRALDYLKLGEGTSVQISDSPKALEYPAYSLLIDDPDNQANYDMDMSVEGGEPIWFMQDRQIDKAKISLNEAVNKAQNFLERGGKEGMQLVESTQYDNVGVLEFAYVQDGVRIYPDNVMIEVALDDGDVISYVGRGHLIHHQEDRQIPEPKLTKEEAQAKVNKHVEIQEDHLAVIENDINEEVFVYEFYGTRDNDTYRIFINALTGEEEKVERMKDSEPEY
- the sleB gene encoding spore cortex-lytic enzyme; its protein translation is MFRTKRIARCLLGATLAFAVLFFNNEMVDAFSDQIIQKGATGDDVVELQSRLQYVGYYNGKIDGVFGWGTYWAVRHYQYEYGLEIDGLVGDDMKAKLASTTDYDKAFVTKALNEGRKFSHYGGTPKDIQKGPKGSADKQGKQKKEARKGGEAQQPTPNQPETGNEQEPIIEKANNVPSGYSSNDIQLMAQAVYGEARGEPYEGQVAVAAVIVNRLNSATFPDTVAGVIYEDRAFTAVADGQINLGTDETARQAVLDALNGQDPTNNALYYFNPDTATSGWIWSRPQIKRIGKHIFCY
- the metH gene encoding methionine synthase, with the translated sequence MTESLFEKQLKQSILVLDGAMGTMLQEANLTAADFGGEAYEGCNEYLNQTAPHIVSEIYGKYLQVGADIISTNTFGSTSIVLADYGLAHLAYDLSKEAARLARMEADRASKPGKPRFVAGAMGPTTKSLSVTGGTTFQELIEAYEEQARALIDGGCDVLLLETSQDMRNVKAAYLGISEAFRRTERTLPLMVSGTIEPMGTTLAGQTVEAFYLSLEHMKPAVVGLNCATGPEFMRDHIRSLAELAETNVSCYPNAGLPDEDGVYHETPDSLVKKLEGFAAKGWLNVVGGCCGTTPAHIKKMVEVIKKYPPRKAKIRQTHAVSGIEPLLYDDSMRPLFVGERTNVIGSRKFKRLIEEGEYEQASEIARAQVKRGAHVIDICLADPDRNEQEDMAAFLNYVVNKVKVPLMIDSTDEAVIERALTYSQGKGIINSINLEDGEERFAAVLPLVRKYGAAIVVGTIDETGMAVTAERKLAVAKRSYKLLTEKYNIPPHDIIFDPLVFPVGTGDEQYIGSAAATVEGIALIKKELPQCLTILGVSNVSFGLPPVGREVLNAVFLYHCTQAGLDYAIVNTEKLERYASIPDEEKQLADRLLFQTNDAHLAAFTDFYRGKKTEKKVEYANMSLEERLAAYIVEGTKERLETDLAEALRLYDTPLAIINGPLMAGMDEVGRLFNANELIVAEVLQSAEVMKAAVAYLEPHMEKSEQEQGKGKILLATVKGDVHDIGKNLVDIILSNNGFSIVNLGIKVTSNELLEAIKKEQPTAIGLSGLLVKSAQQMVLTAQDLRQQHVDIPILVGGAALTKKFTDTRIAPEYEGLVVYAKDAMNGLELANRLTSPEGRNELALELATARQQKAEFNDQRKTKAPTLAKRQKSDIAHHHAVFKPTDLDEHIIRDYKIDHIYPYVNMQMLLGRHLGIKGKVSRLLAEKDQRTTSLKAQVDAFFQEAKMKKTLQANAMYRFYPANADGDELVIFDPYDVGRELERFAFPRQTQAPFLCLADYVRPIGEGVDYVGFLAVTAGAGVREAAEAAKAKGDYLYSHLIQAAALETAEGLAERVHEQMRDRWGFPDGADFTMSERFAAKYQGIRVSFGYPACPNLEDQAKLFQLLRPEKIGIELTDGYMMEPEASVTALVFSHPEARYFNVGGL